From one Catenuloplanes nepalensis genomic stretch:
- a CDS encoding NAD(P)-binding domain-containing protein translates to MSDGSATVVVIGGGQAGLSAGYHLKRRGFVSAVDEPGAARTFVVLDAESAPGGAWRHRWESLRMATVNGIFDLPGFPKPPIDPDEPSRTAVPRYFAAFEAQAGLPILRPVTAERVLPGDELTVETDQGRWRAKAIINATGTWTNPQRPHYPGQETFRGVQLHTHEYVDAARFAGKRVAVVGGGISAVQLLEEISRDATTFWYTRREPVFRDGDFTPEVAGREVIAKVTADVEAGRPTGSVVSYTDLIWTPYALAAKARGALERRPMFTAIEPDGVREADGAFTPVDVILWATGFKAALAHLDPLGLRTPAGGIRLAGTEVAGEPRVHLIGFGPSQSTVGANRAGRDAVRALVTYLGRS, encoded by the coding sequence ATGTCTGACGGCAGCGCGACCGTGGTGGTCATCGGGGGTGGGCAGGCCGGGCTGTCGGCCGGGTATCACCTGAAGCGGCGTGGGTTCGTGAGCGCGGTCGACGAGCCGGGGGCGGCGCGGACGTTCGTGGTGCTGGACGCGGAGAGCGCGCCCGGGGGTGCGTGGCGGCACCGCTGGGAGTCGCTGCGGATGGCGACGGTCAACGGGATCTTCGACCTGCCGGGGTTCCCGAAGCCGCCGATCGACCCGGACGAGCCGAGCCGGACCGCGGTCCCACGCTACTTCGCGGCGTTCGAGGCGCAGGCGGGGCTGCCGATCCTGCGGCCGGTCACCGCCGAAAGGGTGCTGCCGGGCGACGAGCTCACGGTGGAGACGGATCAGGGGCGCTGGCGCGCCAAAGCGATCATCAACGCCACGGGTACGTGGACGAATCCGCAGCGACCGCACTACCCGGGGCAGGAGACGTTCCGGGGCGTTCAACTGCACACGCACGAGTACGTGGATGCCGCCCGGTTCGCCGGGAAGCGGGTCGCGGTGGTCGGCGGCGGGATTTCCGCGGTGCAGCTGCTGGAGGAGATCTCCCGGGACGCGACCACGTTCTGGTACACCCGGCGGGAGCCGGTCTTCCGGGACGGGGACTTCACGCCGGAGGTGGCCGGCCGGGAGGTGATCGCGAAGGTGACCGCGGACGTCGAGGCGGGGCGGCCGACCGGCAGCGTCGTCTCCTACACGGACCTGATCTGGACGCCGTACGCGCTGGCCGCGAAGGCCCGGGGTGCGCTGGAGCGGCGGCCGATGTTCACCGCGATCGAGCCGGACGGCGTCCGGGAGGCGGACGGGGCGTTCACGCCGGTCGACGTGATCCTCTGGGCGACCGGGTTCAAGGCCGCGCTCGCCCACCTCGACCCGCTCGGCCTGCGCACCCCGGCGGGCGGGATCCGGCTGGCCGGTACCGAGGTGGCCGGCGAACCGCGCGTGCACCTGATCGGGTTCGGGCCGTCGCAGTCCACCGTGGGTGCGAACCGGGCCGGCCGGGACGCGGTGCGCGCGCTGGTCACGTACCTCGGCCGGTCCTGA
- a CDS encoding GNAT family N-acetyltransferase — translation MTSAAFVVRTGTEVVAAAGCQVWAGNTAHVSVLIAPAERGRGLARAVATAAVADALRSRLLPQWRARPKASRRVARALGFRELGSQLSVRLAGAATRTREGI, via the coding sequence ATCACGTCGGCGGCGTTCGTGGTGAGAACGGGCACGGAGGTCGTGGCGGCGGCGGGATGTCAGGTTTGGGCCGGGAATACCGCGCATGTCAGTGTGCTGATCGCGCCGGCCGAGCGCGGACGAGGGCTCGCGCGTGCGGTCGCCACCGCGGCCGTCGCCGATGCGCTGCGATCCCGGCTGCTGCCGCAGTGGCGGGCCCGGCCGAAGGCGTCCCGGCGGGTGGCGCGGGCGCTCGGATTTCGCGAGCTCGGCTCCCAGTTGAGCGTTCGCCTCGCGGGGGCTGCCACCCGTACCCGCGAAGGCATTTGA
- a CDS encoding aromatic ring-opening dioxygenase LigA, with amino-acid sequence MAEKDGSVVVTGRAGGALRLLGLLTILGGAVLLVAGAAVWFTVQSQLADERITVSADAEWFAGEKIDGPLTAYAETQVIEKHALEASGGKTYAELDRQDPTRETVMTGSFLRSSLFTSVVSFGIAAMAMGLGVLFAIIGYSITMIGRRLTPAV; translated from the coding sequence ATGGCGGAGAAGGACGGAAGCGTCGTGGTGACGGGGCGGGCCGGGGGAGCGCTGCGGCTGCTCGGGCTGCTGACGATCCTGGGCGGTGCGGTGCTGCTGGTCGCGGGCGCGGCGGTGTGGTTCACGGTGCAGAGCCAGCTCGCGGACGAGCGGATCACGGTCTCGGCGGACGCGGAGTGGTTCGCGGGCGAGAAGATCGACGGGCCGCTGACCGCGTACGCGGAAACGCAGGTGATCGAGAAGCACGCGCTCGAGGCCAGCGGCGGCAAGACCTATGCCGAGCTGGACCGGCAGGACCCGACCCGGGAGACCGTGATGACCGGCTCGTTCCTGCGCTCGTCGCTGTTCACGTCGGTGGTGTCGTTCGGGATCGCGGCGATGGCGATGGGGCTGGGCGTGCTGTTCGCCATCATCGGCTACAGCATCACCATGATCGGCCGCCGGCTCACTCCGGCCGTCTGA
- a CDS encoding LamG domain-containing protein, which produces MSRGVILRAVRSSSRRKLALLLSGVVGLSLHPLLAEPAVAVEPKSEVERAAETGERVEVLAERTEYSQVFAEPSGRFVMESTVVPKHVRHADGSWSETDLDLSVRPDGTVRPGASIADVRFSNGGDEPMVTLADGGHTLELSWPGDLPAPEVSGDSATYRGVLEGVDLVLRATWTGFTHVLVVNTPEAAESVRSVTIDVGGDASVTALPDGGLRAVADRKILATAGAPTMWDSAAPPVGAQARMAASGVPSTPAGPGDLSNTATVRTEVTAQGDLRLVPDAGMLDAPEQHFPLFIDPAWDKKPAKWAYATNDNVNNHHDRARVGWNPGSENIHRSFFKFLSSDLAGKYIHSARVQMNLDHSWSCDFTPTSMWLSDVIGTGSSGGRVAWSTKLRRALVAASSHANDAGGCGQERLDMIVQFDNAAVRTQVQDAASGRWTDITFGFCACDPSGAMEGYAVRWKTFYADDARLIVEYDSIPGTPERLMVEPNTDCSVPISTGTLTPRLYARLPDADTTQKLAATFQWKQISGAGQVNDGTYPVSTSTVTNQSANAQSSPVQVTIQNGKRYAFRVQTKDPAPYNQSSPWSGWCEFYPDTTVPAEPSVIRTSEVPGPGGEAAFTISTPSLDVTKFRYGWKNPPDKEIAATLTTAADGSKSMTASVKLSTVKYGENIFTAYGIDKTLNNGRATSISLIVSAPAGPIAGYGLQAYPGVDEAAALQNSATATGGSLTTTDLSWTDDVRLLGGKTATFTGTATQGAVATGVALDTTKSYAVAAWVRLTDLSVTSTVIAKEAPAGASSPFRLRARPLSTGSAWCLLIPSTTTTAGTEVCSTRPNTVNQWTHVAAGYDSADKRIKVWVDGAETSAGFGTPTTNTNPIVIGRGQDTGSTGSVERFRGNIADVKIFDRLLVADDFTGATAVRTADGEIDEPGFVDSVEVGYWTFNLGFPCRDETRPNTCEVLADDMFYRRLSLTTGSVVDVGRDQLSLYLDDNPVDETSTVVTREYARSQRNVGSEDEPVWQDTPVLRTDQSFTVAAWVKPDQVGTGAHTVVSQDGPDRTPFALSLRPRTVDGVTSDYWTFSMMPPAGDAADSLRSAKPVAYDDAAGWTHLVAVYDSARKQLRLYVNGVLQGATASLMPVWQASGPLVVGGALFGGVRTDRWFGGIDDVHAYQGALSDTQVKNLFSTELVAVSG; this is translated from the coding sequence GTGTCACGTGGCGTCATCCTGCGCGCGGTTCGTTCGTCGTCGCGGCGCAAACTCGCACTTCTACTGTCCGGTGTGGTGGGTTTATCGCTGCATCCGCTGCTGGCGGAGCCCGCGGTGGCGGTCGAGCCCAAGTCCGAAGTAGAGCGCGCGGCGGAGACCGGTGAGCGGGTCGAGGTGCTGGCGGAGCGCACCGAGTACTCGCAGGTGTTCGCGGAGCCGTCCGGTCGGTTCGTGATGGAGTCCACGGTGGTGCCGAAGCACGTGCGCCACGCGGACGGGTCGTGGTCGGAGACGGATCTGGACCTGTCGGTGCGGCCGGACGGGACGGTGCGGCCGGGAGCGTCGATCGCGGACGTGCGGTTCTCCAACGGTGGTGACGAGCCGATGGTGACGCTGGCGGACGGTGGGCACACGCTGGAGTTGTCCTGGCCGGGGGATCTTCCGGCGCCGGAGGTGAGCGGGGACTCCGCGACGTACCGTGGCGTGCTCGAGGGTGTTGATCTGGTGTTGCGGGCGACGTGGACCGGGTTCACGCATGTGCTGGTGGTGAACACGCCGGAGGCGGCGGAGTCGGTGCGGTCGGTGACGATCGACGTCGGCGGGGACGCGTCGGTAACCGCGCTGCCGGACGGCGGGCTGCGGGCGGTGGCGGATCGCAAGATCCTCGCGACGGCGGGTGCACCGACGATGTGGGACTCGGCGGCGCCGCCGGTGGGGGCGCAGGCCCGGATGGCGGCGTCCGGGGTGCCGTCGACTCCGGCCGGGCCGGGTGACCTGTCGAACACGGCGACGGTACGGACCGAGGTGACCGCGCAGGGCGACCTGCGGCTGGTCCCGGACGCGGGCATGCTGGACGCGCCGGAGCAGCACTTTCCGCTGTTTATCGACCCGGCGTGGGACAAGAAGCCGGCGAAGTGGGCGTACGCGACGAATGACAACGTGAACAACCACCACGACCGGGCACGCGTCGGCTGGAACCCGGGGTCGGAGAACATCCACCGGTCGTTCTTCAAATTCCTGTCCTCGGACCTGGCCGGGAAGTACATCCACTCCGCGCGGGTGCAGATGAACTTGGACCATTCTTGGTCGTGTGACTTCACGCCGACGTCGATGTGGCTGTCGGACGTGATCGGGACCGGTAGCAGCGGCGGCCGGGTGGCGTGGTCGACGAAACTGCGCCGGGCGCTGGTTGCGGCGTCCTCGCACGCGAACGACGCCGGTGGGTGTGGCCAGGAACGGCTGGACATGATTGTGCAGTTCGACAATGCCGCGGTCCGCACGCAGGTTCAGGATGCGGCCAGCGGCCGCTGGACCGACATCACGTTCGGGTTCTGCGCCTGCGACCCCAGCGGTGCGATGGAGGGTTACGCGGTCCGGTGGAAGACGTTCTACGCCGACGACGCGAGGCTGATCGTGGAATACGACAGCATCCCGGGTACGCCGGAGCGGCTGATGGTCGAGCCGAACACCGACTGCAGCGTGCCGATCTCGACCGGGACGCTGACCCCGCGGCTGTACGCGCGGCTGCCGGACGCGGACACGACGCAGAAGCTTGCGGCGACGTTCCAGTGGAAGCAGATCTCCGGCGCCGGTCAGGTCAACGACGGCACGTATCCGGTGTCGACGTCGACGGTGACGAACCAGTCCGCGAACGCGCAGTCCTCGCCGGTGCAGGTGACGATCCAGAACGGCAAGCGGTACGCGTTCCGCGTCCAGACCAAGGATCCGGCGCCGTACAACCAGTCGAGCCCGTGGTCGGGTTGGTGTGAGTTCTATCCGGACACGACGGTGCCGGCCGAGCCGTCGGTGATCCGCACGTCGGAGGTGCCGGGGCCGGGTGGGGAGGCGGCGTTCACGATCAGCACCCCGTCGCTGGACGTGACGAAGTTCCGGTACGGGTGGAAGAACCCCCCTGACAAGGAGATCGCGGCGACGCTGACGACGGCGGCGGACGGCAGCAAGTCGATGACGGCGTCGGTGAAGCTGTCGACGGTCAAGTACGGGGAGAACATCTTCACCGCGTACGGCATCGACAAGACGCTGAACAACGGCCGGGCGACCAGCATCAGCCTGATCGTGAGCGCACCGGCGGGGCCGATCGCGGGCTACGGTCTGCAGGCCTACCCGGGCGTGGACGAGGCCGCGGCACTGCAGAACAGCGCCACGGCCACCGGAGGCTCGCTCACCACGACGGATCTGAGCTGGACCGACGACGTGCGGCTCCTGGGCGGTAAGACGGCTACGTTCACCGGAACCGCCACGCAGGGCGCGGTGGCCACCGGGGTGGCGCTGGACACGACGAAGTCATACGCGGTCGCCGCCTGGGTACGGCTGACCGACCTGAGCGTGACGTCGACGGTCATCGCGAAGGAGGCGCCCGCCGGGGCTTCCAGCCCGTTCCGGTTGCGTGCGCGCCCGCTGAGCACCGGTAGCGCCTGGTGCCTGCTGATTCCGTCGACCACGACCACGGCGGGTACCGAGGTGTGTTCGACCAGGCCCAACACGGTCAACCAGTGGACGCATGTCGCGGCGGGCTATGACAGCGCGGATAAGCGGATCAAGGTCTGGGTGGACGGGGCGGAGACGTCGGCCGGATTCGGCACGCCGACGACCAACACCAACCCGATCGTCATCGGACGCGGGCAGGACACGGGTAGCACCGGCTCGGTCGAGCGCTTCCGCGGCAACATCGCCGACGTCAAGATTTTCGACCGCCTGCTGGTGGCGGACGACTTCACCGGCGCGACTGCGGTCCGCACCGCGGACGGAGAGATCGACGAACCCGGCTTCGTCGACTCGGTCGAGGTGGGGTACTGGACGTTCAATTTGGGATTCCCCTGCCGAGACGAGACTCGGCCGAACACCTGTGAAGTGCTGGCCGACGACATGTTCTACCGCCGTCTGTCACTGACGACTGGCTCGGTAGTTGATGTGGGCCGTGACCAATTGAGCCTGTATCTGGACGACAACCCTGTCGACGAGACATCGACCGTGGTGACCCGGGAGTACGCGCGGTCGCAACGGAATGTCGGATCCGAGGACGAGCCGGTGTGGCAGGACACGCCGGTCCTGCGGACCGACCAGTCGTTCACGGTCGCGGCGTGGGTCAAACCCGACCAGGTCGGCACCGGTGCCCACACGGTCGTGTCGCAGGACGGTCCGGACCGTACCCCGTTCGCGTTGTCGTTGCGGCCGAGGACGGTGGACGGTGTCACGTCCGACTATTGGACGTTCTCGATGATGCCCCCAGCCGGTGACGCGGCTGACTCGTTGCGGTCGGCGAAGCCGGTCGCTTACGACGACGCCGCCGGGTGGACTCACCTGGTCGCTGTCTACGACAGCGCCCGTAAGCAGCTTCGCCTGTATGTCAACGGCGTCCTGCAGGGCGCGACGGCCAGCCTGATGCCGGTGTGGCAGGCATCCGGGCCGCTGGTCGTCGGCGGCGCGCTGTTCGGCGGTGTGCGTACCGACCGGTGGTTCGGCGGCATCGACGATGTTCACGCTTACCAGGGCGCGCTCAGCGACACCCAGGTGAAGAACCTCTTCTCGACCGAGCTCGTCGCCGTTTCCGGCTGA